The proteins below are encoded in one region of Micromonospora pisi:
- a CDS encoding WxL protein peptidoglycan domain-containing protein translates to MTVTPLRRAFTVLVVVALVGAATPAAAAAEPDPGNLTWTVQPANPSGPDERRWINANLDPGQVVTEHLAVRNFSRAAVAFSLKAADGYLTDKGRFNMLPSDRASVDGGTWIDVQEKVTVGANETKVVPFTITVPQGATPGDHPAGIAATVTSTGGTVNVESRVGFRVMVRVSGTVQAALPVQALTARYTPSWNPFAGGTVRVRYTVTNDGNVWVAGRGRVAVSDLFGLTSHDATGDVEELLPGGSRDVEIRADGVWALGRLRTTVSTTPTLLGDDQTDAELRQVSASVTTWVLPWAQLALLILFAALLLGLRAAARHRRRRLLGLLARAREEGRQEGQESVVVGGSPSGSEPGPGDARG, encoded by the coding sequence ATGACCGTCACCCCGCTGCGCCGGGCGTTCACCGTCCTCGTCGTCGTGGCCCTCGTCGGTGCAGCCACGCCGGCTGCCGCGGCGGCGGAGCCCGATCCGGGGAACCTGACCTGGACGGTCCAGCCGGCCAACCCGAGCGGGCCGGACGAGCGCCGGTGGATCAACGCCAATCTCGACCCGGGGCAGGTCGTGACCGAACACCTGGCGGTACGGAACTTCAGCCGCGCCGCCGTCGCCTTCTCACTGAAGGCCGCCGACGGCTACCTCACCGACAAGGGCCGCTTCAACATGCTGCCGTCCGACCGTGCCTCGGTGGACGGTGGCACCTGGATCGATGTGCAGGAGAAGGTCACCGTCGGCGCCAACGAGACGAAGGTGGTGCCGTTCACGATCACCGTGCCCCAGGGCGCCACGCCGGGCGACCATCCGGCCGGCATCGCCGCGACCGTCACCAGCACCGGAGGTACGGTCAATGTCGAGAGCCGGGTGGGGTTCCGGGTCATGGTGCGGGTCAGCGGCACCGTCCAGGCAGCTCTGCCTGTCCAGGCTCTCACCGCCAGGTACACCCCGTCCTGGAATCCCTTCGCCGGTGGCACGGTTCGGGTCCGCTACACCGTGACGAACGACGGCAACGTCTGGGTCGCCGGAAGGGGTCGGGTGGCGGTCTCCGACCTTTTCGGTCTGACCAGCCACGACGCCACCGGTGACGTCGAGGAGCTTCTCCCGGGCGGCAGTCGGGACGTCGAAATACGCGCTGACGGCGTCTGGGCCCTGGGACGCCTACGAACGACCGTCTCCACGACTCCGACCCTGCTCGGCGATGACCAGACCGACGCCGAGCTCCGGCAGGTGTCCGCCAGCGTCACCACCTGGGTTCTACCGTGGGCCCAGCTCGCCTTGCTGATCCTCTTCGCCGCGCTGCTCCTCGGCCTGCGTGCCGCAGCCCGGCACCGCCGGCGGCGGCTGCTCGGGCTGCTCGCCCGCGCTCGGGAGGAGGGCCGGCAGGAGGGCCAGGAGTCCGTGGTCGTGGGGGGCTCACCGTCTGGCAGTGAACCCGGCCCGGGTGACGCCCGCGGGTAA
- a CDS encoding family 43 glycosylhydrolase: MEQRMRRTARGRVAAIAAVGLMLAAGFVARAAPVQAADTNLIVNGGFEEGLANWFVNNGNASDSAVLSSTPDAYSGSSAVLVASRATTGSGPMQDLSGKAQAGQTYALTARIRYENPSGPATKQFFATMHYGAATYTNLVSVVATKGQWAQFNGTFTIPAGQNVSTARLFFETPWTSNPSSDPNLHLMDFQLDDVSVVGAAPPAAPSKTIEVVGKLPGEHNPLIGHKFGADGFGFVHDGRVYMYMTNDTQGYAPDPVTGISPGINYGDINQITVISSEDLVNWTDHGEIQVAGPNGVAPFTGNSWAPGMTKKVVNGEEKFFLYYANGGGSSNVITGGSPVGPWTSERTSTLINGSTPGAEDVAWKFDPAPFVDDDGEPYLYFGGGPASTSMPPAERFNNPKNLRVIGLGDDMVSTEGSAAVVDAPVAFEAGHVFKREGKYYFSYSSHFGGNDFGGPQTPLPGYPGGGQIGYMISDDPTSWPKETYAGVLFPNQSQFFGAGTGGNNHQSVFEFEGKHYFTYHGPTLNKRITGNTTQGYRSPHIQQLTFNPDGTIQQVVGTYAGVQQVRNFDPYRVFEAETFGWSKGVATAKVDGGSPQFGAAAPNLVVRDIDNGDWTALSSVDFGDNGVRSVTAKVRALAADAQIEVRLDDLTGPVVATIPAGTPGAGWAEVTAELEGVNGVHDVYFTYTGPAGADLFEIDSWSFQAATGQPELPATVTALVRCLAGRAYVAVQARNDHDAPVGISLETPYGERSFAAVAPGGNVYQSFNTRAASVVAGVATVRVTGVIDGRDVTTVHTAPHPATTCGG; the protein is encoded by the coding sequence GTGGAACAGCGCATGCGACGGACGGCCCGAGGACGGGTCGCGGCGATCGCGGCGGTCGGCCTGATGCTGGCCGCAGGGTTCGTCGCCAGGGCAGCGCCCGTCCAGGCCGCCGACACGAATCTCATCGTCAACGGCGGGTTCGAGGAGGGCCTGGCCAACTGGTTCGTCAACAACGGAAACGCCTCCGACAGCGCCGTGCTGTCGTCGACGCCGGACGCCTACTCCGGATCGAGCGCCGTACTCGTAGCCAGTCGGGCGACGACCGGATCCGGCCCGATGCAGGACCTCAGCGGGAAGGCGCAGGCGGGGCAGACCTACGCCCTGACGGCCCGCATCAGGTACGAGAACCCGAGCGGGCCCGCGACGAAGCAGTTCTTCGCCACGATGCACTATGGCGCCGCCACCTACACCAACCTCGTCAGTGTGGTGGCGACGAAGGGCCAGTGGGCCCAGTTCAACGGAACGTTCACGATCCCGGCAGGGCAGAACGTGTCGACCGCGCGGCTGTTTTTCGAGACGCCGTGGACGAGCAACCCGTCCTCGGACCCGAACCTGCACCTGATGGACTTCCAGCTCGACGACGTATCGGTGGTAGGGGCCGCGCCGCCTGCGGCACCATCGAAAACCATCGAGGTCGTCGGCAAGCTGCCAGGCGAGCACAACCCGTTGATCGGGCACAAGTTCGGTGCCGACGGATTCGGTTTTGTGCACGACGGCCGGGTGTACATGTACATGACCAATGACACCCAGGGCTATGCTCCCGATCCCGTCACGGGCATCTCGCCGGGTATCAACTACGGCGACATCAACCAGATCACGGTGATCTCCTCGGAGGACCTCGTGAACTGGACGGATCACGGCGAGATCCAGGTCGCGGGTCCGAACGGGGTGGCGCCGTTCACCGGGAACTCCTGGGCCCCCGGCATGACGAAGAAGGTCGTCAACGGCGAGGAGAAGTTCTTCCTCTACTACGCCAACGGCGGCGGCTCCAGCAATGTGATCACGGGTGGTTCGCCGGTCGGTCCGTGGACCAGCGAGCGTACGAGCACGCTGATCAACGGCAGCACCCCTGGTGCTGAGGATGTCGCGTGGAAGTTCGATCCGGCGCCATTCGTCGATGACGACGGCGAGCCCTATCTCTACTTCGGTGGCGGTCCCGCGTCGACGAGCATGCCGCCGGCCGAACGCTTCAACAACCCGAAGAACCTTAGGGTGATCGGGCTCGGCGATGACATGGTCTCAACCGAGGGATCCGCCGCGGTGGTCGACGCCCCGGTCGCCTTCGAGGCGGGCCACGTTTTCAAGCGCGAGGGCAAGTACTACTTCTCGTACTCCTCGCACTTCGGAGGAAACGACTTCGGCGGCCCTCAGACCCCGCTTCCCGGCTACCCCGGTGGCGGTCAGATCGGCTACATGATCTCCGACGATCCGACGTCGTGGCCGAAGGAGACCTACGCGGGCGTGTTGTTCCCGAACCAGTCCCAGTTCTTCGGCGCCGGCACCGGTGGCAACAACCACCAGTCGGTCTTCGAGTTCGAGGGCAAACACTACTTCACGTACCACGGCCCGACGCTGAACAAGCGCATCACCGGGAACACCACCCAGGGGTACCGCAGTCCACACATCCAGCAGCTGACCTTCAACCCGGACGGCACGATCCAGCAGGTCGTCGGCACCTACGCGGGCGTACAGCAGGTCAGGAACTTCGACCCGTACCGCGTCTTCGAGGCCGAGACCTTCGGCTGGAGCAAGGGCGTCGCTACCGCGAAGGTCGACGGCGGCTCCCCGCAGTTCGGTGCCGCCGCGCCGAACCTGGTGGTACGTGACATCGACAATGGCGACTGGACCGCGCTGTCATCGGTGGACTTCGGCGACAACGGCGTCCGAAGCGTGACGGCGAAGGTCCGGGCGCTCGCCGCCGATGCACAGATCGAGGTACGGCTGGACGACCTCACCGGTCCCGTGGTCGCCACGATTCCGGCCGGTACGCCGGGCGCGGGATGGGCCGAGGTGACCGCCGAACTTGAGGGCGTCAACGGCGTGCACGACGTCTACTTCACCTACACCGGCCCGGCAGGGGCGGACCTCTTCGAGATCGACTCCTGGTCCTTCCAGGCAGCCACCGGCCAGCCGGAGCTGCCGGCAACGGTCACCGCTCTGGTGCGGTGCCTGGCTGGCAGGGCGTACGTGGCTGTGCAGGCGCGCAACGACCATGACGCGCCGGTCGGGATCAGCCTGGAGACTCCGTACGGCGAGCGGTCGTTCGCGGCGGTGGCGCCGGGTGGGAACGTCTACCAGTCGTTCAACACGCGCGCCGCGTCGGTCGTGGCCGGTGTGGCGACGGTTCGGGTCACCGGTGTGATCGACGGCAGGGACGTGACGACCGTGCACACCGCGCCGCACCCTGCCACCACCTGCGGCGGATAA